A genomic region of Barnesiella viscericola DSM 18177 contains the following coding sequences:
- a CDS encoding SusC/RagA family TonB-linked outer membrane protein gives MINNKRISLNQASSATKDKHIKIVGTVTDTQGEPLIAASVVVKGSQTATVTNEEGAFQLNNVDPNATLRVSYIGYKTQYVSLKGCSDIKIVLQEDSKGLSEAIVIGYGTIDKKELTSAISHVSAKDFQSVAATDVSMLIQGKVPGLSVVNTAAADPNSAASLQIRGVSSREASVSPLIVLDGIPGASLTNINPNDIESFDVLKDGAASAIYGTRGSNGVIIITTKKGPRDGKTHTTYSATLSWDKANRDLDMMNAEDYRNLRIPAGDAAADLGASEDLFDLVQQVGFKQQHTLSISGGNANSNYRVTVDYRNADGVERRGNREEYGARATVNHTTKDGLFSVNVNVAPRVVYRNLADNDVFRRAIEANPTTPVWNPNDPSRYYDFTDYNGFVNPIESMNLVRNKSQEKVIDWDGTLKLNLLPLFMPDAKYEQILNTQVTFADHQYNNDVNYYEPSTMNQNRRNDRKGYGSRTSNNARNLSLEWIGNYSININKHNLRAMVGYSYQYWQNSGFSSENYDFANDGIGADNLGAGDGMKEEGNIGMSSYKNDNKLIAFFGRVSYDYDSRYLFTASMRREGSSKFGKDHKWGNFPAVSVGWRISKESFMEGASSWLDDLKIRADFGVTGNQEFGSYLSLDTMGPFGYSYYNGEWIKVWGPNKNVNPDLHWEQGKNWNVGLDFSMFNNRLYGSFNYFLRHQQDLLGSYRVPMPPYLFTHTYVNVGTMENQGFEFDITFNAVQTRNFSYTMNFIGSTQSNKFVDFSNSEFVGNDYYDVAYTEIPYPNIPLQRIEKGRSIGGFHMFKYAGISTDGEWLIYDKDGDIIQGIQGTEADRQYVGNGLPKFTLSTGHNFRYKNFDLSLFFSGAFGFHIFNIHDFYYGTRNFTGNTLRKAYGKNFLISPDQNPIVSDYFLERGDYFKLDYLTLGYTLPLRNIRFLNSFRIYGTVRNVFTITKYSGMDPSNFNVNGLNPGAHSGRGYYPTTRQFLLGVQLDF, from the coding sequence GTGATAAACAACAAGAGGATATCATTAAATCAGGCTTCCTCTGCAACAAAAGACAAGCATATAAAGATTGTCGGCACAGTGACCGACACGCAAGGCGAGCCGCTCATCGCAGCATCAGTTGTGGTAAAGGGCTCCCAAACGGCAACGGTCACCAATGAAGAGGGTGCGTTTCAATTGAATAACGTAGACCCCAATGCCACATTGAGAGTGTCGTATATCGGATATAAGACCCAGTATGTATCCTTGAAAGGGTGTTCCGACATAAAAATCGTACTTCAAGAGGATAGCAAGGGCCTGAGTGAAGCGATTGTCATCGGTTACGGTACTATCGACAAGAAAGAGCTGACATCTGCCATATCGCATGTCAGCGCCAAAGATTTCCAGTCGGTCGCGGCTACGGATGTGTCCATGCTTATCCAAGGGAAGGTACCGGGACTTTCGGTAGTGAATACTGCCGCTGCCGACCCGAACTCTGCCGCAAGTCTGCAAATACGCGGCGTATCGTCGCGCGAAGCAAGCGTAAGCCCGCTGATCGTGCTCGACGGTATCCCAGGAGCAAGCCTGACCAATATCAATCCGAACGACATCGAATCGTTCGACGTGCTTAAAGACGGTGCCGCATCGGCAATCTACGGTACCCGCGGTTCCAATGGTGTCATCATCATCACCACAAAGAAAGGTCCTCGCGACGGTAAAACCCATACCACCTATTCGGCAACGTTATCGTGGGACAAAGCCAACCGCGACCTCGACATGATGAATGCCGAAGATTACCGCAACCTGCGTATCCCTGCGGGTGATGCGGCTGCCGATCTCGGCGCGAGCGAAGATCTCTTCGACCTCGTGCAACAAGTAGGTTTCAAGCAGCAACACACATTGAGCATCAGTGGCGGTAACGCTAACTCGAACTATCGCGTGACAGTCGATTACCGCAATGCCGACGGCGTTGAGAGACGCGGTAACCGCGAGGAGTACGGTGCGCGTGCCACAGTAAACCACACCACAAAAGACGGGCTGTTTTCTGTAAACGTGAATGTTGCTCCCCGCGTAGTTTACCGTAACCTCGCCGACAACGATGTTTTTCGCCGCGCGATCGAAGCAAACCCGACCACACCGGTATGGAATCCCAACGATCCCAGCCGCTACTACGACTTCACCGACTATAACGGTTTTGTCAATCCCATCGAATCGATGAATTTGGTCAGAAACAAAAGCCAAGAGAAAGTCATCGACTGGGACGGTACGCTGAAACTCAACCTGCTTCCGCTATTTATGCCGGATGCCAAATACGAGCAGATACTCAACACACAGGTTACATTTGCCGACCACCAGTACAACAACGACGTCAATTACTACGAGCCATCGACGATGAACCAGAATCGCCGCAACGACAGAAAAGGCTACGGTTCGCGTACTTCTAACAACGCCCGCAACCTCAGCCTTGAATGGATCGGCAATTACAGTATCAACATCAACAAACACAACCTCCGCGCAATGGTCGGATATTCATACCAATATTGGCAGAATTCCGGATTCAGCAGCGAAAACTATGATTTCGCCAACGATGGTATCGGAGCCGACAACTTGGGTGCAGGCGACGGAATGAAAGAGGAAGGTAATATCGGTATGAGCAGTTACAAGAACGACAACAAACTGATCGCATTCTTCGGTCGAGTGAGCTATGACTACGACAGTCGCTATCTGTTCACCGCATCGATGCGCCGCGAAGGGTCGTCGAAATTCGGTAAGGACCACAAGTGGGGTAATTTCCCTGCTGTTTCAGTCGGTTGGCGCATCTCCAAAGAGAGCTTTATGGAAGGAGCTTCGTCTTGGTTGGACGACTTGAAGATTCGTGCAGACTTCGGTGTGACAGGTAACCAAGAGTTCGGTAGCTACCTGTCGCTCGACACCATGGGTCCGTTCGGATACAGCTACTACAACGGAGAGTGGATTAAAGTTTGGGGACCCAACAAGAATGTCAATCCGGACCTCCACTGGGAACAAGGCAAAAACTGGAACGTCGGTCTTGATTTCTCGATGTTCAACAACCGGCTTTACGGTTCGTTCAACTACTTCCTCCGCCATCAGCAAGACCTGCTCGGCAGCTATCGCGTGCCTATGCCTCCCTATCTGTTCACCCACACCTATGTAAACGTGGGTACGATGGAAAATCAGGGCTTCGAGTTCGACATCACTTTCAATGCCGTGCAGACCCGTAATTTCTCCTACACGATGAATTTCATCGGTTCCACACAGTCGAACAAGTTCGTGGATTTCAGCAACTCCGAATTCGTCGGTAACGATTATTATGATGTAGCTTACACCGAGATCCCCTATCCTAACATTCCCTTGCAACGCATAGAAAAAGGTCGCTCGATCGGCGGATTCCATATGTTCAAGTATGCCGGTATAAGCACCGATGGCGAATGGCTTATCTACGACAAGGATGGCGATATCATCCAAGGAATCCAAGGTACAGAAGCCGACCGCCAGTATGTCGGAAACGGTCTGCCCAAGTTCACCCTTTCGACCGGCCATAACTTCCGCTATAAGAACTTCGACCTTTCGCTCTTTTTCAGCGGAGCATTCGGGTTCCACATTTTCAACATCCATGATTTCTATTACGGCACACGCAACTTCACCGGGAACACACTCCGCAAGGCATACGGTAAAAACTTCCTGATCTCACCGGATCAGAACCCGATTGTCAGCGACTACTTCCTTGAACGCGGCGATTATTTCAAGCTCGACTACCTTACGCTCGGCTACACATTGCCCTTGCGTAATATTCGTTTCTTGAACTCGTTCCGCATCTACGGAACAGTGCGCAACGTGTTTACTATCACCAAATACAGCGGTATGGACCCGTCGAATTTCAATGTCAATGGACTGAACCCCGGAGCACACAGCGGCCGTGGCTATTATCCCACTACTCGCCAGTTCCTACTCGGTGTACAGCTTGATTTCTAA
- a CDS encoding RagB/SusD family nutrient uptake outer membrane protein: MKAYKYLTCLALAVTSLSACTDLDENLYSEIGSNNYFNTRDDVIAMAFRSFEHGYWTIVPRFRINELPADQLIIPRRDGSWDDGGVWRQFHYHTWTPDISRHVHDEWDSQFAGIAQANFAIDRFNELDPKKFDFQEDEWNALKMQNRVLRCWYYLRLLDAFRNVPFCISYDDPSQNTLSQVPPEKIFNFIEKELTDAIPLLYKKNSLGSGSQYANMWTQAGAAALLVRLYLNAKEYIGVDRLADCEKVAQDIVDGVYGEYKVADRWDAPFDSDNDSCDELIFFFSGSCNYTSWHYNQLYNWGVPSYSELFFDDAKVKHGGHNGEFVCSPSYDPTGNLYDFKLGMTIQKFRKYPGDVRLKKYKNLGGGKREGMFLFGYLEYMQNGIPRKLKAPEMPYELCIRDAVGQFHYKKEGQWLTSPESNMTTGDYNSGWYTVKYPMYSNNDPGAGESDFAEIRLPEIIYALAECKLRRGDDKEAGKLLNSVRRRYYPSDKHKEVLYQPEGNITLDLDEMLDEWGREFLAEGRRRIDLIRFDKFNKGTWWDKQPDADDHTKIYPVPRVQITTNAALKQNPGYK; the protein is encoded by the coding sequence ATGAAAGCATATAAATATTTGACCTGCCTGGCTTTGGCCGTAACGTCTCTATCGGCTTGTACCGATCTGGACGAGAATCTTTATAGCGAGATAGGCTCCAACAACTATTTCAATACCCGCGACGATGTTATAGCGATGGCATTCCGCTCGTTTGAACACGGCTATTGGACCATCGTACCGCGTTTCAGAATAAACGAACTCCCTGCCGACCAGCTGATCATTCCCCGCCGCGACGGCAGTTGGGATGACGGCGGTGTGTGGCGTCAGTTCCACTATCACACATGGACGCCCGATATCTCGCGCCATGTGCACGACGAATGGGACTCGCAGTTCGCAGGTATCGCCCAAGCCAATTTCGCCATTGACCGTTTCAACGAACTGGATCCGAAAAAATTCGATTTTCAGGAGGATGAGTGGAATGCATTGAAGATGCAGAACAGAGTTTTGCGTTGCTGGTATTATCTTCGTCTGCTCGACGCTTTCCGCAACGTGCCCTTCTGCATAAGCTACGACGACCCGTCGCAGAACACCCTCTCGCAGGTTCCGCCTGAAAAGATCTTCAATTTCATCGAGAAAGAGCTTACAGATGCCATTCCGCTCCTCTATAAGAAAAACAGCTTGGGCAGCGGATCGCAGTATGCAAACATGTGGACGCAGGCAGGTGCAGCAGCATTGTTGGTGCGTTTGTATCTGAATGCCAAAGAATATATAGGAGTAGACCGTCTTGCAGATTGTGAAAAGGTAGCTCAGGATATTGTCGATGGCGTTTACGGAGAGTATAAGGTAGCCGACCGCTGGGATGCTCCTTTCGATTCCGACAACGACAGCTGCGACGAGCTGATCTTCTTCTTCTCCGGATCCTGCAACTACACCAGCTGGCATTACAACCAATTATACAACTGGGGCGTGCCCTCTTACTCGGAACTATTTTTCGACGATGCCAAAGTGAAACACGGCGGTCATAACGGCGAATTCGTATGTTCGCCGAGTTATGACCCGACCGGCAACCTCTATGATTTCAAATTAGGTATGACCATACAGAAGTTCCGCAAGTATCCCGGCGACGTACGCCTTAAGAAATATAAAAACCTCGGAGGAGGCAAACGCGAAGGCATGTTCCTGTTCGGCTATCTCGAATATATGCAGAACGGCATACCCCGCAAACTCAAAGCCCCTGAAATGCCTTACGAGCTTTGCATCCGCGATGCTGTGGGTCAGTTCCATTATAAGAAAGAAGGTCAATGGCTCACATCGCCCGAAAGCAACATGACCACGGGCGACTACAACTCCGGATGGTACACGGTGAAATATCCGATGTACAGCAACAATGACCCCGGTGCCGGAGAAAGCGATTTCGCAGAAATACGTCTGCCCGAAATCATATATGCGCTCGCCGAATGCAAACTGCGCCGTGGCGACGACAAAGAAGCCGGCAAACTGCTCAACAGTGTGCGCCGCCGCTACTATCCGAGCGACAAACACAAAGAGGTGCTCTATCAGCCCGAAGGCAACATAACCCTTGACCTCGACGAGATGCTCGATGAATGGGGTCGCGAATTTCTGGCAGAAGGACGTCGCCGCATCGACCTTATCCGTTTCGACAAGTTCAACAAAGGTACATGGTGGGACAAACAGCCCGATGCCGACGACCATACCAAAATCTATCCTGTGCCGCGTGTACAGATCACTACCAATGCAGCACTCAAACAGAATCCGGGATATAAATAA
- a CDS encoding SusF/SusE family outer membrane protein codes for MKTHKFTAIVAIMLMGLFMASCDEEKDIIVIDGNIPIKTSTLYIVGDATPALWDVNNMYPLEMSEEDHLVFIYDGNLSQGELKAYLTQGSWDQAPCVRPMTAGSPISKADNTEQFQLYTGGEDLKWSVKDSGHYRLVFDLRNWTLSTTFLGY; via the coding sequence ATGAAGACGCATAAATTCACAGCGATTGTCGCAATAATGCTTATGGGACTTTTTATGGCAAGTTGCGACGAAGAAAAAGATATAATCGTTATTGATGGCAATATTCCCATCAAGACTTCCACCCTCTATATCGTAGGCGATGCCACTCCTGCCTTATGGGATGTAAACAACATGTATCCCTTGGAAATGAGCGAAGAGGATCATCTTGTATTTATCTACGACGGAAATCTTTCGCAAGGAGAGCTTAAAGCGTACCTTACGCAAGGCAGTTGGGATCAAGCCCCCTGCGTACGCCCGATGACAGCAGGCTCACCCATAAGCAAGGCCGACAACACCGAGCAATTCCAGCTCTACACCGGAGGAGAAGACCTTAAATGGTCTGTAAAAGATTCAGGTCACTATCGTCTGGTGTTCGACTTGCGCAACTGGACTCTCAGCACTACTTTCCTCGGTTATTAA
- a CDS encoding alpha-amylase family protein has protein sequence MTRHSIINKFAVAAILFSTAIFSTACDDDNKKGGSIVPEPPTPELPELPVPGDIHKYKAPLYWSIYEYAREFEIAGIPYDQMDLTSDQWDAVIDMMATKFKPYGYDMICTDGFLPQQARDGGIYMSHYGSMPLKELVKRAKAKGLRVGVYDNPLWIKGKLNSKVPGTNYTLRSLTRNPQDVVMYPNVTDRTDFTWLVTDHPGAREYIDGWFKHYHDLGVDFVRMDFMCWYEDGDPGRDYPVTCGYGRERYERGLAYICEAATKYGIFTSIVMPELYNDAELERKYCNMTRIVQDTNIGGWHHFSSFNRGTIYDRWPYADNQMDGFTHWSHIGGRGKLSLTAISCG, from the coding sequence ATGACAAGACACTCGATTATAAACAAATTTGCAGTTGCGGCAATCTTATTCTCGACCGCCATTTTTTCGACCGCCTGCGACGATGACAATAAAAAAGGCGGAAGCATCGTTCCGGAACCTCCGACTCCCGAGCTTCCAGAACTGCCTGTTCCCGGCGATATCCATAAATACAAAGCTCCGCTTTATTGGTCGATCTATGAATATGCCCGGGAATTCGAAATTGCCGGTATTCCCTACGATCAGATGGATCTTACTTCCGACCAATGGGATGCGGTAATCGACATGATGGCCACCAAATTCAAGCCTTACGGCTACGATATGATCTGTACCGACGGCTTCCTGCCCCAACAGGCTCGGGACGGCGGCATCTATATGTCGCACTACGGGTCGATGCCGCTCAAAGAACTCGTAAAGCGCGCCAAAGCCAAAGGGCTTCGGGTAGGCGTCTACGACAACCCCTTGTGGATCAAAGGCAAACTCAACAGCAAAGTGCCCGGCACAAACTATACCCTGCGCTCGCTCACCCGCAATCCACAGGATGTCGTGATGTATCCCAATGTGACCGACCGGACTGATTTCACTTGGCTTGTGACCGACCACCCCGGCGCCCGCGAATACATCGACGGATGGTTCAAACATTATCACGACCTCGGGGTGGACTTCGTGCGCATGGACTTCATGTGTTGGTATGAAGACGGAGACCCCGGACGCGATTATCCCGTGACCTGCGGCTACGGTCGCGAGCGTTATGAACGCGGATTGGCATACATCTGCGAGGCGGCGACCAAATACGGCATATTCACGTCGATCGTGATGCCCGAGCTTTACAACGATGCCGAACTCGAAAGGAAATACTGCAACATGACACGCATCGTGCAGGATACCAACATCGGCGGCTGGCACCATTTCTCGTCGTTCAACCGAGGTACCATCTACGACCGCTGGCCTTATGCCGACAACCAGATGGACGGCTTCACCCATTGGAGCCATATCGGCGGACGCGGAAAATTATCCTTGACGGCGATTTCCTGCGGCTGA
- a CDS encoding alpha-galactosidase, producing the protein MEPYRRTRKIILDGDFLRLNKCTTDHERRSQVSLQLIAGGPVAIADTPETIGNLDRFYTNTELLALNADGFVGKPLSDEIDSEGSCIWWGTMSNGDVVLAMFNREDSPKKMSVSLSDMALEGEFKARDLWEHADEGTVSGNIEAMVPRHGCKVLKLTK; encoded by the coding sequence TTGGAGCCATATCGGCGGACGCGGAAAATTATCCTTGACGGCGATTTCCTGCGGCTGAACAAATGCACGACCGACCACGAACGCCGCTCGCAGGTATCGCTGCAACTGATTGCCGGAGGTCCGGTAGCTATCGCCGACACCCCCGAGACGATCGGAAATCTCGACCGCTTCTACACCAACACGGAACTTCTGGCTCTCAATGCCGACGGATTCGTGGGCAAACCTCTGTCGGATGAAATCGACAGCGAAGGCAGCTGCATCTGGTGGGGAACGATGAGCAACGGCGATGTGGTTCTTGCCATGTTCAACCGCGAAGATTCACCGAAAAAAATGTCGGTAAGCTTATCCGATATGGCTCTCGAAGGCGAATTCAAAGCACGTGACCTCTGGGAGCATGCCGACGAGGGTACGGTTTCAGGCAACATCGAAGCTATGGTGCCGCGTCACGGATGTAAAGTATTGAAATTGACCAAATAA
- a CDS encoding T9SS type A sorting domain-containing protein produces the protein MKHIYLKSVIAGAAMLLSTTAANAAIPEHLYMVGPASPSLWVLDVAQEMTNEGEGVFSYVGNLYKGELQFINEKNWDTGIRYVPEASGWHIVNAQTATVIQEINSERKWWVPEFGTWEVKAFFADEGNSVMFTAQRIDDLSPMVVPMGGASGQWDSAFPNPACNIYPQEGTTDVFVWEGTMPAGERNQLKFIAYPTNWWEAEFYLPESVDEGKSYKTVKTGVKYPVKKGTNANGDNLDHYWGFAVEDCAPYRKYRATLNLTDMTIEFAGGEETYVPEQLYMVGTASPSLWNIEDCQEMVNEGNGVFSYHGNLYNGELQFIDARDWGIAIRYVPEASGWHIVNAQTATVIQEINSERKWWVPEYGNWDVEVRFTDEGRSVSVTAERVGDMVPQAIGLGHAIGQWDCQWPTPSAYLQPKEDAENVFVWEGTLTPDLDGSGQDLRRHIKFIAYPKAWDQGCIFYVPESVDHNGNVKTVQVGDKLPLQQTTNGNGPLDWFWGFPAEECTPDKTYRITLNLNDNTVEFTDANGDPTGISDAAADGMKAAFIGDNLVVEGATSAIAVYDIAGRRVAYSTNGELTATGLPKGVYVVQSARNAVKVIK, from the coding sequence ATGAAACACATCTATTTAAAAAGTGTAATTGCGGGTGCTGCCATGTTACTCAGCACAACGGCTGCAAACGCCGCAATTCCGGAGCACCTCTACATGGTAGGTCCGGCATCGCCAAGTCTGTGGGTACTCGATGTCGCACAGGAAATGACTAACGAAGGCGAAGGAGTATTCTCTTACGTAGGCAATCTCTATAAGGGAGAGTTACAGTTCATAAACGAAAAAAACTGGGATACCGGCATACGCTATGTACCTGAGGCGAGCGGCTGGCACATTGTAAACGCTCAGACAGCCACAGTCATTCAGGAAATCAACAGCGAGAGAAAATGGTGGGTTCCGGAGTTCGGCACATGGGAAGTGAAAGCCTTTTTTGCAGACGAGGGCAATTCGGTAATGTTCACGGCACAACGTATCGACGACCTCTCCCCGATGGTCGTTCCTATGGGTGGAGCATCAGGTCAATGGGATTCAGCTTTCCCAAATCCGGCTTGCAACATCTATCCTCAGGAAGGAACAACCGATGTTTTCGTGTGGGAAGGCACGATGCCGGCAGGTGAACGCAATCAGTTGAAGTTCATCGCTTATCCGACGAACTGGTGGGAAGCCGAGTTCTATCTGCCCGAGTCGGTAGATGAAGGTAAAAGCTACAAGACCGTGAAAACCGGAGTGAAATACCCGGTGAAAAAAGGTACTAATGCCAACGGTGACAACCTCGACCATTATTGGGGTTTCGCGGTTGAAGACTGCGCTCCTTACAGAAAATACCGGGCAACACTGAACCTGACAGATATGACAATCGAATTCGCCGGCGGTGAAGAGACGTATGTTCCCGAGCAACTCTACATGGTAGGCACCGCATCGCCGAGCTTGTGGAATATCGAGGACTGTCAGGAAATGGTTAATGAAGGTAACGGTGTGTTCAGCTACCACGGCAACCTCTATAACGGAGAATTGCAATTCATAGATGCAAGAGACTGGGGTATCGCCATACGCTATGTACCTGAGGCGAGCGGCTGGCACATTGTAAACGCTCAGACAGCCACAGTCATTCAGGAAATCAACAGCGAGAGAAAATGGTGGGTTCCCGAATACGGTAATTGGGATGTAGAAGTACGTTTCACCGACGAAGGCAGAAGTGTGAGTGTCACAGCAGAACGTGTCGGCGATATGGTTCCGCAGGCAATCGGCTTAGGACATGCCATCGGTCAATGGGATTGCCAGTGGCCGACTCCCTCAGCCTACCTGCAACCCAAAGAAGATGCCGAAAATGTTTTCGTTTGGGAAGGAACACTTACCCCCGACCTCGATGGTTCTGGTCAGGATTTGCGCAGACATATCAAATTTATCGCATATCCGAAAGCATGGGATCAAGGATGTATCTTCTATGTACCTGAATCGGTAGATCATAACGGCAATGTAAAAACGGTGCAAGTTGGCGACAAACTTCCTCTTCAACAGACAACCAACGGTAATGGACCCTTAGACTGGTTCTGGGGCTTCCCGGCAGAGGAATGTACTCCCGACAAGACATACAGGATAACGTTAAATCTGAACGATAACACCGTAGAGTTCACCGATGCCAACGGAGATCCCACCGGCATTTCCGATGCCGCCGCAGACGGAATGAAAGCTGCCTTTATCGGAGATAATCTTGTAGTAGAAGGCGCGACTTCGGCAATTGCCGTTTACGACATAGCAGGTCGCAGAGTTGCCTATTCAACGAACGGCGAACTGACTGCTACCGGACTGCCCAAAGGGGTCTATGTAGTACAGAGCGCCCGGAACGCAGTCAAAGTTATCAAATAA
- a CDS encoding SusF/SusE family outer membrane protein, which produces MNRNMINKFVQIFLCTLLTPAFLCRGEVSVGQTRVAQEALPVPGDIHKYKAPLYWSIYEYAREFEIAGIPYDQMDLTSDQWDAVIDMMATKFKPYGYDMICTDGFLPQQARDGGIYMSHYGSMPLKELIRRARAKGLKVGVYDNPLWIKGNLDSKVPGTNYTLRSLTRNPQDVVMYPNVTDRTDFTWLVTDHPGAREYIDGWFKHYHDLGVDFVRMDFMCWYEDGDPGRDYPVTCGYGRERYERGLAYICEAATKYGIFTSIVMPELYNDAELERKYCNMTRIVQDTNIGGWHHFSSFNRGTIYDRWPYADNQMDGFTHWSHIGGRGKIILDGDFLRLNKCTTDHERRSQVSLQLIAGGPVAIADTPETIGNLDRFYTNTELLALNADGFVGKPLSDEIGSEGSCIWWGTMSNGDVVLAMFNREDYSREMSVDLSKFGIHGTCRVRDMWTHVYENSISGTFSATVPEHGCKVVKLLPETAAKPESLYMIGRATPAFWNIDNACEMTVEQNTFVYRGPLFKGEVRFVSKRDWNSVNYIPKGDNGTWLTDPGVVEVFNGDPHEFAKNWWINEPGSYEVRMKISDSGNLASLSATRTGELPSMMTVLGVSTGCWNNVNAYIAYGSDDNPDIVEWNGLVRPDADRCHFKFAACPGEWWESMFYVPETVDFNNKVKLVKPGETHKYREDYGGGLDYFWGFAPVDCGFYRVTVNKAAKTVTFTPRGSSDLDLTETTAGANRLNAWLSGNVLYAESGNGPVKVYDINGRCLGRSADGLLTIDGLAAGVYVVRNPSASIKLMKK; this is translated from the coding sequence ATGAACCGTAATATGATCAACAAGTTTGTTCAGATATTTTTATGCACACTTCTTACCCCGGCATTTTTATGCCGGGGCGAAGTGAGTGTCGGACAGACACGCGTCGCACAAGAAGCCTTACCGGTTCCCGGTGATATTCATAAATACAAAGCTCCGCTTTATTGGTCGATCTATGAATATGCCCGGGAATTCGAAATTGCCGGTATTCCCTACGATCAGATGGATCTTACTTCCGACCAATGGGATGCGGTAATCGACATGATGGCCACCAAATTCAAGCCTTACGGCTACGATATGATCTGTACCGACGGCTTCCTGCCCCAACAGGCTCGGGACGGCGGCATCTATATGTCGCACTACGGGTCGATGCCGCTCAAAGAACTTATCAGAAGAGCCAGAGCAAAAGGTTTGAAAGTGGGTGTCTATGACAATCCTTTGTGGATCAAAGGTAATCTCGACAGCAAAGTGCCCGGCACAAACTATACCCTGCGCTCGCTCACCCGCAATCCACAGGATGTCGTGATGTATCCCAATGTGACCGACCGGACTGATTTCACTTGGCTTGTGACCGACCACCCCGGCGCCCGCGAATACATCGACGGATGGTTCAAACATTATCACGACCTCGGGGTGGACTTCGTGCGCATGGACTTCATGTGTTGGTATGAAGACGGAGACCCCGGACGCGATTATCCCGTGACCTGCGGCTACGGTCGCGAGCGTTATGAACGCGGATTGGCATACATCTGCGAGGCGGCGACCAAATACGGCATATTCACGTCGATCGTGATGCCCGAGCTTTACAACGATGCCGAACTCGAAAGGAAATACTGCAACATGACACGCATCGTGCAGGATACCAACATCGGCGGCTGGCACCATTTCTCGTCGTTCAACCGAGGTACCATCTACGACCGCTGGCCTTATGCCGACAACCAGATGGACGGCTTCACCCATTGGAGCCATATCGGCGGACGCGGAAAAATTATCCTTGACGGCGATTTCCTGCGGCTGAACAAATGCACGACCGACCACGAACGCCGCTCGCAGGTATCGCTGCAACTGATTGCCGGAGGTCCGGTAGCTATCGCCGACACCCCCGAGACGATCGGAAATCTCGACCGCTTCTACACCAACACGGAACTTCTGGCTCTCAATGCCGACGGATTCGTGGGCAAACCTCTGTCGGATGAAATCGGCAGCGAAGGCAGCTGCATCTGGTGGGGAACGATGAGCAACGGCGATGTGGTTCTTGCCATGTTCAACCGCGAAGATTATTCCCGCGAGATGAGCGTCGATCTGTCGAAGTTCGGAATTCATGGGACATGCCGCGTACGAGACATGTGGACGCATGTCTATGAAAACTCTATCAGCGGCACATTCAGCGCCACGGTGCCCGAGCATGGTTGCAAAGTGGTGAAATTATTGCCGGAAACTGCGGCAAAACCCGAAAGCCTTTATATGATAGGTCGCGCCACACCGGCATTCTGGAATATAGACAATGCCTGCGAGATGACGGTCGAGCAAAACACGTTCGTGTATCGCGGGCCGCTATTCAAGGGAGAAGTCAGATTTGTCAGCAAACGCGACTGGAACTCGGTGAATTATATCCCCAAAGGAGATAACGGCACGTGGCTTACCGACCCGGGAGTTGTGGAGGTGTTTAACGGCGATCCTCACGAGTTTGCAAAAAACTGGTGGATTAATGAGCCGGGGAGCTACGAAGTGCGGATGAAGATTTCCGATAGCGGAAACCTCGCCTCGCTTTCGGCGACACGCACGGGCGAACTTCCTTCCATGATGACGGTATTGGGCGTCTCGACCGGTTGCTGGAATAATGTAAACGCTTATATCGCCTATGGCTCCGATGACAATCCCGACATAGTGGAGTGGAACGGTCTTGTCAGACCCGATGCCGACCGTTGCCATTTCAAATTCGCCGCTTGCCCCGGGGAATGGTGGGAATCCATGTTTTATGTGCCCGAAACCGTAGACTTCAACAACAAGGTGAAGTTGGTCAAACCCGGAGAGACGCATAAATACCGTGAGGATTACGGCGGAGGTCTCGATTATTTCTGGGGCTTCGCACCGGTCGATTGCGGATTTTACCGTGTGACGGTAAACAAGGCTGCCAAAACAGTGACCTTTACCCCGAGAGGCAGTTCGGATCTCGACCTTACCGAAACAACTGCCGGGGCGAACCGTCTTAACGCATGGCTTTCAGGCAATGTATTGTACGCCGAAAGCGGCAATGGTCCTGTGAAGGTATATGATATCAACGGACGTTGCCTCGGTCGGTCAGCCGATGGTCTGCTCACCATCGACGGTCTTGCCGCCGGAGTATATGTGGTGAGAAACCCGTCAGCTTCAATCAAACTAATGAAAAAATAA